Proteins encoded together in one Myxocyprinus asiaticus isolate MX2 ecotype Aquarium Trade chromosome 21, UBuf_Myxa_2, whole genome shotgun sequence window:
- the LOC127412328 gene encoding V-set and transmembrane domain-containing protein 4-like isoform X2: MKLSTVAIVLLTRAFIGELCDALNVTVTPGPVSMCMVGDNITLSCLVSQKKRSSSVLVLRWLFLPNPVDEHLVVRMGMKKAKYYGNYSKHFSQTKFLLWEEMDGQIYHLLILNVSAEDGGNYTCKAQEIRKHRNKWRASANGTGSMELRVHHTPITGKTDDIWRMFEDLYLCAVLICSIGLVCMLVFAMTITCQHLLHKRKLQASYYLVKCPENSSGETVTSVSSSSPGMHRKEKRHKPQLREITEPQPPPQLPAKAPVPGKPCRTKHLKAQRTKTQIQRVAEDSLTYAELELFKPKPELKTESAGCAQLESQTHCTGTVYAQILFVEKQTISRTVLW, translated from the exons AGCTGTGTGATGCTTTAAATGTGACCGTCACCCCTGGGCCAGTCAGCATGTGTATGGTAGGAGACAACATCACTTTGTCCTGCTTGGTGTCTCAGAAGAAGAGGAGCAGCAGTGTTCTGGTGCTCCGCTGGCTCTTTTTACCCAACCCTGTAGACGAGCACCTCGTTGTCAGGATGGGCATGAAGAAAGCCAAGTATTACGGCAACTACAGCAAGCACTTTTCCCAAACCAAGTTCCTCCTCTGGGAGGAGATGGACGGACAGATCTACCATCTGCTGATCCTGAATGTGTCCGCAGAGGACGGGGGAAACTACACCTGTAAAGCGCAGGAAATACGAAAGCACAGAAACAAGTGGAGGGCCTCGGCGAATGGAACAGGGAGCATGGAATTACGAG TACATCATACACCAATCACAGGAAAAACTGATGACATATGGCGCATGTTTGAAG ATTTGTACCTCTGTGCTGTGCTCATCTGCTCCATTGGGCTAGTCTGTATGCTTGTCTTTGCCATGACTATCACATGTCAGCACCTACTGCACAAACGAAAACTACAAG CTAGTTATTACCTGGTGAAGTGCCCAGAAAACAG CTCAGGAGAAACCGTAACTAGTGTATCCAGCTCCTCTCCAGGAATGCACAGAAAGGAGAAAAGACACAAACCACAGCTCAGAGAGATCACTgaaccacagccaccaccacagCTACCAGCTAAAG CACCTGTACCAGGGAAACCATGCAGAACCAAACATTTAAAGGCACAACGTACAAAGACACAAATT caaaGGGTGGCAGAGGACAGCCTGACATACGCAGAGCTGGAGCTGTTTAAACCAAAGCCTGAGCTGAAAACAGAGTCGGCTGGATGTGCACAGCTTGAGTCCCAAACACACTGCACGGGAACTGTATATGCCCAAATACTCTTTGTCGAGAAGCaa accatttcaaggactgttctttggtga
- the LOC127412328 gene encoding V-set and transmembrane domain-containing protein 4-like isoform X1: protein MKLSTVAIVLLTRAFIGELCDALNVTVTPGPVSMCMVGDNITLSCLVSQKKRSSSVLVLRWLFLPNPVDEHLVVRMGMKKAKYYGNYSKHFSQTKFLLWEEMDGQIYHLLILNVSAEDGGNYTCKAQEIRKHRNKWRASANGTGSMELRVHHTPITGKTDDIWRMFEDLYLCAVLICSIGLVCMLVFAMTITCQHLLHKRKLQASYYLVKCPENSSGETVTSVSSSSPGMHRKEKRHKPQLREITEPQPPPQLPAKAPVPGKPCRTKHLKAQRTKTQIQRVAEDSLTYAELELFKPKPELKTESAGCAQLESQTHCTGTVYAQILFVEKPFQGLFFGDVK, encoded by the exons AGCTGTGTGATGCTTTAAATGTGACCGTCACCCCTGGGCCAGTCAGCATGTGTATGGTAGGAGACAACATCACTTTGTCCTGCTTGGTGTCTCAGAAGAAGAGGAGCAGCAGTGTTCTGGTGCTCCGCTGGCTCTTTTTACCCAACCCTGTAGACGAGCACCTCGTTGTCAGGATGGGCATGAAGAAAGCCAAGTATTACGGCAACTACAGCAAGCACTTTTCCCAAACCAAGTTCCTCCTCTGGGAGGAGATGGACGGACAGATCTACCATCTGCTGATCCTGAATGTGTCCGCAGAGGACGGGGGAAACTACACCTGTAAAGCGCAGGAAATACGAAAGCACAGAAACAAGTGGAGGGCCTCGGCGAATGGAACAGGGAGCATGGAATTACGAG TACATCATACACCAATCACAGGAAAAACTGATGACATATGGCGCATGTTTGAAG ATTTGTACCTCTGTGCTGTGCTCATCTGCTCCATTGGGCTAGTCTGTATGCTTGTCTTTGCCATGACTATCACATGTCAGCACCTACTGCACAAACGAAAACTACAAG CTAGTTATTACCTGGTGAAGTGCCCAGAAAACAG CTCAGGAGAAACCGTAACTAGTGTATCCAGCTCCTCTCCAGGAATGCACAGAAAGGAGAAAAGACACAAACCACAGCTCAGAGAGATCACTgaaccacagccaccaccacagCTACCAGCTAAAG CACCTGTACCAGGGAAACCATGCAGAACCAAACATTTAAAGGCACAACGTACAAAGACACAAATT caaaGGGTGGCAGAGGACAGCCTGACATACGCAGAGCTGGAGCTGTTTAAACCAAAGCCTGAGCTGAAAACAGAGTCGGCTGGATGTGCACAGCTTGAGTCCCAAACACACTGCACGGGAACTGTATATGCCCAAATACTCTTTGTCGAGAA accatttcaaggactgttctttggtgacgtcaagtga